From one Gracilibacillus salinarum genomic stretch:
- a CDS encoding Ger(x)C family spore germination protein, with protein MLITKKAIILFFCCMLMTGCVKTKVIDDVELIMTMGYDWNSTTQNYKGTAVAPLYGSSEQANMRDNIRYTGSADTFQDINAMIQTKAPFQVEVGNLLSVIFGEELAKKGIQDIVMGISEDPAIGRNLYLAIADGTAEEMLNQEYKLEHTLPRFLEQLIDTNTQSMIPKMNLHQFNYRLIGEGMDPFLPILKASTPSIDIVGIGFLKGDKLVHRINYDQFFIFHMLYKDTKGSAYEFDQETTEDSIAIKSIRSNRKVTWKSKDHVEISEDIIGTLVESDKMGVKTFEEKRKLEKNISDHLEKQGDKLAATFQKLEIDPLMIGASARSQFRNWNLEEWKKSYPDIKITTKVKFNLEINNISR; from the coding sequence ATGCTAATAACTAAAAAAGCAATCATTCTGTTCTTTTGTTGCATGTTAATGACCGGCTGTGTGAAGACCAAAGTCATTGATGATGTAGAATTAATTATGACGATGGGCTATGATTGGAATTCAACAACACAAAATTATAAAGGCACTGCCGTTGCTCCTTTGTACGGAAGCAGTGAACAAGCGAATATGCGTGATAATATACGATATACAGGCAGTGCCGATACATTTCAGGATATTAATGCGATGATTCAGACAAAAGCACCTTTCCAAGTGGAGGTTGGAAACTTATTAAGCGTAATTTTTGGAGAAGAACTTGCAAAGAAAGGAATTCAGGATATTGTGATGGGAATAAGTGAGGATCCAGCTATCGGGAGAAACTTGTATCTTGCCATTGCTGATGGTACTGCAGAGGAGATGTTAAATCAGGAATATAAATTGGAGCATACATTACCGAGATTTCTAGAGCAATTAATCGATACAAATACACAATCGATGATACCCAAGATGAACCTTCATCAATTTAATTACCGCCTAATTGGCGAAGGTATGGATCCCTTTCTGCCCATTTTAAAAGCAAGCACACCCTCGATTGATATTGTTGGTATTGGATTTTTAAAAGGGGATAAATTAGTACACCGAATTAATTATGATCAGTTTTTTATATTTCATATGTTATACAAGGATACCAAAGGCAGCGCCTATGAATTTGACCAAGAGACTACAGAAGATTCAATTGCTATAAAATCCATCCGTTCCAACAGAAAGGTAACCTGGAAATCCAAAGATCATGTAGAGATTAGTGAGGATATTATCGGTACTCTAGTAGAATCTGATAAAATGGGTGTCAAAACGTTTGAAGAAAAAAGAAAATTAGAAAAAAATATATCTGATCATTTGGAAAAACAAGGAGATAAATTAGCGGCAACATTTCAAAAGTTAGAAATTGATCCACTGATGATCGGAGCATCTGCAAGATCACAGTTTAGAAATTGGAATCTTGAAGAATGGAAAAAAAGTTACCCTGACATAAAAATCACAACAAAAGTGAAATTCAACTTAGAAATTAATAATATTTCGAGATAA
- a CDS encoding GerAB/ArcD/ProY family transporter translates to MKDFKPDITQMVSPFLLVFIIHATQLGEGILSFERQIAEVAGYDSWMSIPITAVLTSIVIVMIWKIIGDESVDLIDIHQTTFGKIIGNILSFIFCVYFLAISIIVIRSYIEIIQIWFFPDISITLFLIVLFLLFLYICLGGFRIVVGFAFFSIFVTAFLAIFKYQAFVDGHFTNLLPVFIHPLTDILKAVEPMSLSFLGIELILIYAPFIHRFQSGLKWALSGNLLTSSVYLFSAIAIFMYYNELQIQYVSWPTLQLWKVISIAFIERFEFIGISLHFIAIIATCAIYFWAGVQCFHRLTNLSFSGIGIAATILGISSVFYIKNFLIIEKATTIITKVGVYLMFVYIPLLFIIQKIVAGVRKKYANN, encoded by the coding sequence ATGAAAGACTTTAAACCTGACATTACTCAAATGGTATCACCTTTTCTGCTCGTATTTATTATTCATGCTACCCAATTAGGAGAAGGGATATTAAGTTTTGAACGACAGATAGCAGAGGTAGCAGGCTATGATAGCTGGATGAGTATTCCTATTACTGCTGTGTTAACTTCTATTGTAATTGTGATGATATGGAAAATAATTGGTGATGAGTCTGTTGATTTGATCGATATACATCAAACAACATTCGGAAAAATAATAGGAAATATTCTTTCGTTTATTTTTTGTGTTTACTTTCTTGCTATTTCTATTATCGTTATCCGCTCATATATTGAGATTATTCAAATTTGGTTCTTTCCAGATATTTCAATCACTTTATTCTTAATAGTGCTGTTTTTATTATTCCTTTACATTTGTTTAGGCGGGTTTCGTATTGTAGTAGGATTTGCTTTTTTTAGTATATTTGTAACAGCTTTTTTAGCGATATTTAAATATCAAGCTTTCGTTGATGGACATTTCACGAACCTATTACCTGTATTTATCCATCCATTAACAGATATATTAAAAGCTGTAGAGCCAATGTCTCTTAGTTTTTTGGGAATTGAGCTTATTTTAATCTACGCACCATTTATCCATCGTTTTCAATCCGGGTTGAAATGGGCATTATCGGGTAACCTGCTAACTTCGTCTGTTTATCTTTTCTCTGCGATAGCAATATTTATGTATTATAATGAATTACAGATCCAATATGTGTCCTGGCCAACTCTTCAATTGTGGAAGGTGATCAGCATTGCGTTTATCGAACGATTTGAGTTCATTGGGATCAGCTTACACTTTATCGCGATTATTGCTACTTGTGCTATTTATTTTTGGGCAGGGGTTCAATGTTTTCACCGGCTAACTAATCTGTCATTTAGCGGTATTGGCATTGCAGCTACGATTTTGGGTATTTCAAGCGTCTTTTATATTAAAAATTTTCTCATCATTGAAAAAGCAACCACAATTATCACAAAAGTAGGCGTATATTTAATGTTTGTTTATATTCCCTTGTTATTTATCATCCAAAAGATAGTGGCAGGAGTGAGAAAAAAATATGCTAATAACTAA
- a CDS encoding iron ABC transporter ATP-binding protein, with the protein MIKIKELTKRYGKKNVVEDVSVTIEPGTITSFIGPNGAGKSTLLSMVSRLLEADSGEVLLDQGNVQKWKSNEFAKRVSILKQSNHTNVRLTVRELISFGRYPYSKGRLTENDQEYVEQAMDYMNLHALQDQFIDELSGGQRQRAFIAMVIAQDTDYILLDEPLNNLDMKHSVQIMKILRRLVNELGKTVVIVLHDINFASVYSDRIVALKDGKLVKNGPTNDIINSEALRDIYDMDIPVQEQNGCRICVYFNAQS; encoded by the coding sequence ATGATAAAAATAAAGGAATTAACGAAGCGCTACGGTAAGAAAAATGTTGTAGAAGACGTTTCGGTAACGATTGAACCAGGTACTATTACATCATTTATCGGCCCGAACGGTGCAGGTAAATCAACATTACTGTCAATGGTAAGTCGATTATTGGAAGCAGATTCTGGAGAAGTATTACTGGATCAAGGTAATGTACAAAAATGGAAGTCAAATGAGTTTGCCAAGCGTGTATCGATTCTGAAACAATCGAACCATACAAACGTCCGTTTAACCGTCCGGGAACTGATCTCATTTGGTCGTTATCCATATTCAAAAGGCCGCTTAACGGAAAATGACCAAGAATACGTAGAGCAAGCGATGGATTATATGAATTTACATGCTTTGCAAGATCAATTTATTGATGAGCTGTCTGGTGGGCAAAGACAGCGTGCCTTTATAGCAATGGTAATTGCTCAAGATACAGATTATATTTTATTGGATGAACCTTTAAATAATTTGGATATGAAACATTCTGTACAAATCATGAAAATTTTACGGAGGCTTGTCAATGAATTGGGTAAAACAGTTGTGATTGTATTACACGATATTAACTTCGCATCGGTTTATTCGGATCGTATTGTCGCTTTAAAGGATGGGAAACTGGTGAAAAATGGTCCGACAAACGACATTATTAACTCTGAAGCTCTCCGGGACATCTATGATATGGATATTCCGGTTCAAGAGCAGAATGGTTGTCGTATATGTGTATATTTTAATGCGCAATCGTAA
- a CDS encoding siderophore ABC transporter substrate-binding protein → MKKWKILCFILVSLIFVLAACGGADNSASGEETADQEGQTTEEGNSEGSEESTEESSDEASSTYPMTVSSTVSTSESRDGSSTYNFEDVTFESMPEKIVVFDYGFLDTLDSLGVEGIVGVAKGSTLPEHLEEYSGDAYTNIGTLKEPLLEDIAALEPDAIFISGRQSAFYDQLKEITPNVVFVGTQQEDYWNTFMASVDIATQIFGKEAEAEEYLAKYETALEEVSSLAGNFETSLVTMYNEGSLSGFATNSRFGYVYDVYGFQPVTEDIESSSHGSNFGFEAILEFDPEVLFVIDRTAAIGGDSNIEADMENDIVKQTSAYKNDRIIYLDGPLWYLSGGGLQSELAKIEEIVAELE, encoded by the coding sequence ATGAAAAAATGGAAAATTTTGTGTTTTATTCTAGTATCATTAATTTTTGTTCTAGCAGCATGCGGAGGAGCAGATAATTCCGCAAGTGGAGAAGAGACTGCTGATCAAGAAGGACAAACAACAGAAGAAGGGAACAGCGAAGGTTCAGAAGAGTCTACGGAAGAATCAAGTGACGAAGCTAGTTCTACATATCCAATGACGGTTTCATCTACAGTTTCTACATCTGAAAGCAGAGATGGAAGTTCCACATATAATTTTGAAGACGTAACGTTTGAGTCAATGCCAGAAAAAATTGTTGTATTTGATTATGGTTTCTTGGATACTTTAGATTCACTTGGAGTTGAAGGCATTGTCGGCGTTGCAAAAGGTTCAACTTTACCAGAACATCTAGAAGAATACTCAGGTGATGCGTATACGAATATTGGTACACTTAAAGAGCCATTACTTGAAGATATTGCAGCTTTAGAGCCGGATGCCATTTTCATCTCAGGTCGTCAATCTGCATTCTATGACCAATTAAAAGAAATTACACCTAATGTTGTCTTTGTTGGTACGCAACAAGAAGACTACTGGAATACATTCATGGCATCAGTTGACATCGCAACACAAATTTTTGGTAAAGAAGCAGAAGCTGAAGAATACCTTGCAAAATATGAAACAGCTTTAGAAGAGGTTAGTTCGCTAGCTGGTAATTTTGAGACAAGCTTAGTAACGATGTATAATGAAGGAAGTTTATCTGGTTTCGCTACTAATTCTCGTTTTGGTTACGTTTATGACGTGTACGGTTTCCAACCAGTAACAGAAGACATTGAATCATCATCACATGGTTCGAATTTTGGATTTGAAGCAATTCTAGAATTTGACCCGGAAGTATTGTTTGTAATTGACCGTACTGCAGCAATTGGTGGGGATTCCAATATTGAGGCTGATATGGAAAATGATATTGTTAAACAAACGTCAGCGTACAAAAATGATCGTATTATTTATTTAGATGGACCACTTTGGTACTTGAGTGGCGGCGGTTTACAGTCAGAACTTGCAAAAATTGAAGAGATCGTTGCGGAGTTAGAGTAA
- a CDS encoding response regulator translates to MAQVLIVDDAAFMRMQLKNIFTNLGHEVIGEAANGQEAAQLYEELKPEIVSMDITMPEMNGVEATKIIKAKDANAKIIMCSAMGQQQMVLDAIKAGASDFIVKPFTEDRVKETLEKLL, encoded by the coding sequence TTGGCTCAAGTATTGATTGTAGATGATGCTGCGTTTATGCGCATGCAATTGAAAAATATTTTCACGAACTTAGGTCATGAAGTGATAGGGGAAGCAGCAAATGGACAAGAAGCTGCACAGTTATATGAAGAATTAAAACCAGAAATTGTTTCCATGGATATTACAATGCCGGAAATGAACGGTGTAGAAGCGACGAAAATAATAAAAGCCAAGGATGCAAATGCTAAAATTATCATGTGTTCTGCAATGGGACAGCAGCAAATGGTTTTAGATGCGATAAAAGCAGGAGCTTCGGATTTTATCGTTAAACCATTTACAGAAGATAGAGTGAAAGAGACGTTAGAAAAGTTATTGTAA
- a CDS encoding spore germination protein: protein MIRKRLNSSAKRSQSSEETKTFHQLMQVMHESDDFFEFHLGNMKNISIYYFESLTNTEKIEANLLDTLKDAEIQDIDVLKNIVPFTQSYVTSDIRQIEEKLLVGFIALCLNDNTQEILLIPSKFNTDRQISQPEIEFSVIGPKLAFIEDMQTNISLIRKRVSLPQLHVKKLNAGKITKTDVAIIYIDGIANQTNIDTIIQRITDIEYDQIIDSSFISQMISDNSQSPFPQFMDTERPDRVSSALVEGKIAIVCEGSPHVLIAPTTLVEFFAAYEDYFLSWHIATAFRLIRIFAVIFSVLVTPMYVAVLTYHYHIIPGDLLGTLISSRKDIPFPPIIEVLILELTIELLREAGARLPTKIGQTIGIVGGIVIGTAAVEAGLTSNVLLIVVALAALASFTTPIYRIGNTIRLIRFPFIFFAQLWGMIGVVIGIMFFVTHLLRLTSLGRPFLEPIYPFRWKDFKDTIIRLPFDVQGKRPLLSGAKDKNRINTSRTLKKHDKRK from the coding sequence ATGATTCGCAAAAGATTAAACTCATCCGCAAAGAGATCACAATCATCAGAAGAAACTAAAACCTTTCATCAATTAATGCAAGTCATGCACGAAAGTGATGATTTTTTTGAATTTCATTTAGGAAACATGAAAAATATATCGATTTACTATTTTGAATCTTTAACGAATACAGAAAAAATTGAAGCAAATTTGTTGGATACGTTAAAAGATGCTGAGATTCAGGATATTGATGTCTTAAAAAATATAGTGCCATTTACACAATCTTACGTAACCTCTGATATACGACAAATTGAAGAGAAACTTCTAGTAGGATTTATTGCACTTTGTTTAAATGATAATACACAAGAGATTTTACTAATTCCATCCAAATTTAATACAGACCGGCAGATATCTCAACCAGAAATTGAGTTTAGTGTAATTGGTCCAAAGCTAGCTTTTATTGAGGACATGCAAACGAATATTAGTTTAATAAGAAAAAGAGTTAGTCTGCCCCAGCTTCACGTAAAAAAATTAAACGCTGGAAAGATTACGAAGACAGATGTTGCAATCATATATATAGACGGAATTGCTAATCAGACGAATATCGATACAATTATTCAGCGCATTACCGACATTGAATATGATCAAATTATTGACAGCTCATTTATCAGTCAAATGATTTCTGATAATTCTCAATCACCTTTTCCACAATTTATGGATACGGAACGACCAGATCGTGTGAGCAGCGCATTGGTCGAAGGAAAAATTGCTATTGTTTGTGAAGGATCTCCTCATGTGCTGATTGCTCCTACCACTTTAGTAGAATTTTTTGCTGCTTATGAGGATTATTTCTTATCGTGGCATATTGCTACTGCATTTCGACTTATTCGCATTTTTGCCGTTATTTTCTCAGTGCTTGTAACACCAATGTACGTGGCAGTCTTAACCTATCACTATCACATTATACCTGGTGATTTACTAGGGACACTAATTTCGTCTAGAAAAGACATTCCTTTTCCACCAATTATTGAAGTTTTAATTTTAGAATTAACTATTGAGCTTTTAAGAGAAGCAGGGGCAAGACTCCCTACAAAGATTGGTCAAACAATTGGTATTGTTGGTGGTATCGTTATTGGAACAGCAGCTGTTGAAGCAGGACTAACGAGTAATGTACTTCTCATTGTTGTTGCGTTAGCCGCACTTGCTTCCTTTACTACTCCTATTTATCGTATTGGTAATACCATTCGTTTAATTCGTTTCCCCTTTATCTTCTTTGCACAGCTTTGGGGAATGATAGGTGTTGTAATTGGTATTATGTTTTTCGTTACCCATCTTCTAAGATTAACCTCTCTTGGAAGACCATTTCTTGAACCCATCTATCCATTCAGGTGGAAGGATTTTAAAGACACGATTATTCGTTTACCTTTTGATGTGCAAGGAAAAAGACCTCTTTTAAGTGGAGCAAAAGACAAAAATCGGATTAATACATCACGCACCTTGAAGAAGCATGATAAACGAAAGTAG
- a CDS encoding iron chelate uptake ABC transporter family permease subunit, which translates to MRKNSTKLVFLVILVIISVLLYGFYDIKGGFDYAFPKRVVKILAMIVTGVAISYATVVFQTITHNRILTPSIMGMGSMYEVVQTLIYFFAGSMSVWVVNRYLNFGAAILAMVLFALILYRFLFRSDKHPIYLLLLIGMIIGTLLGSFVTFLQVLIDPVEYLSLQTMLFASFTKVKAELLYIAIGILIVSFIYGYRIMDKLDVMSLGRENAMNLGINYDRMVMNILILSSVLIATSTALVGPITFLGLIVANLAYQYLVTYKHSILILGASLISIIALVGGQFLVEHIFELRTTLSVIINFIGGIYFIYLLLKESRAA; encoded by the coding sequence ATGCGAAAAAATAGTACGAAGTTAGTCTTTTTAGTCATACTGGTAATCATTTCTGTGCTTTTATATGGATTTTATGATATTAAAGGTGGCTTTGATTATGCCTTTCCCAAACGTGTCGTTAAAATTTTAGCGATGATTGTAACAGGAGTAGCAATCTCTTATGCTACCGTCGTGTTCCAGACCATAACCCATAACCGAATTTTGACCCCTTCGATAATGGGAATGGGTTCCATGTATGAGGTAGTTCAGACGTTAATCTATTTCTTTGCGGGTTCAATGTCGGTCTGGGTAGTCAATCGATATTTAAATTTTGGAGCCGCAATTTTAGCGATGGTTTTATTTGCGTTGATTTTATATCGTTTTCTATTCCGTTCGGATAAGCACCCTATTTATCTATTATTATTAATTGGAATGATAATAGGGACACTGTTAGGTAGCTTTGTTACATTTTTGCAGGTGCTGATAGATCCTGTTGAATATTTAAGCTTACAAACGATGTTATTTGCAAGTTTTACAAAGGTGAAAGCCGAATTGTTATACATTGCTATCGGGATTTTAATTGTTTCGTTTATTTATGGCTACCGTATTATGGATAAACTTGATGTTATGTCGCTGGGACGTGAGAACGCGATGAATCTAGGTATTAACTATGATCGGATGGTGATGAATATTTTAATCTTATCATCCGTATTGATTGCGACATCGACTGCATTAGTTGGGCCTATTACATTTCTAGGATTAATTGTTGCAAACTTAGCGTATCAGTATTTGGTCACCTATAAGCATTCTATCTTAATTTTAGGGGCAAGTTTAATTAGTATCATTGCATTAGTGGGAGGACAATTTCTTGTAGAGCATATTTTTGAACTGCGCACTACATTAAGTGTCATTATTAACTTTATTGGTGGAATTTACTTTATTTACTTATTATTAAAAGAAAGCAGGGCTGCATGA
- a CDS encoding ABC transporter permease, whose translation MRLWMLLIIAIILSFISLFVGAIDIKISDLLDFHSDKFQIFLVSRVPRLLAIILAGAGMSIAGLIMQSLSRNKFVSPTTAGTLDAAKLGIMISMLFLTNVTYTQQVIFSFAFALAGTFIFMQILDRIKFKDVIFVPLIGIMYGNILSSITTFFGYEADILQNISSWLMGSFTLIIAGRYELLYVSIPAVILAYLYANKFTVAGMGEDFAKNIGLSYKFVLNIGLVLVAIISTSVVLTVGMIPFLGLIVPNIVSLYLGDNLRKTIPHTMVLGVVFLLICDILGRIIIHPYEIPVNVTVAVIGSAIFLIMLLRGRAYAKK comes from the coding sequence ATGAGATTATGGATGCTATTAATTATTGCCATTATACTGTCATTTATATCGCTTTTTGTAGGTGCGATAGATATTAAGATAAGTGATTTGCTCGACTTTCATTCTGATAAGTTTCAAATCTTCTTAGTTAGTAGAGTACCTCGATTACTGGCGATTATTTTGGCAGGGGCCGGAATGAGTATTGCAGGCTTAATTATGCAAAGTTTGAGTCGCAATAAATTTGTTTCTCCTACAACGGCAGGAACATTGGATGCAGCTAAATTAGGAATCATGATTTCCATGCTGTTTCTAACGAACGTTACATATACACAGCAAGTTATATTTAGTTTTGCATTTGCTTTAGCAGGAACATTTATTTTTATGCAAATTTTAGATCGAATAAAATTTAAAGATGTTATTTTTGTACCATTAATCGGGATTATGTATGGAAATATCCTATCATCTATCACAACGTTCTTCGGATATGAAGCAGACATTCTGCAAAACATTTCATCTTGGCTGATGGGCAGCTTCACATTAATTATTGCTGGCCGTTATGAATTGTTATATGTCAGTATACCAGCTGTTATATTGGCATACCTTTATGCAAACAAGTTCACCGTAGCTGGAATGGGGGAGGATTTTGCCAAGAATATTGGATTAAGCTATAAGTTCGTACTTAACATTGGGCTGGTTCTAGTTGCAATCATCTCTACTTCCGTCGTTCTAACTGTTGGTATGATACCTTTCTTAGGACTGATTGTGCCAAATATTGTCTCTCTTTATCTTGGTGATAACTTACGAAAAACCATTCCACATACAATGGTTCTTGGGGTTGTATTTCTATTAATCTGTGACATTTTGGGTCGTATCATTATTCATCCATATGAGATACCAGTAAACGTAACGGTTGCGGTAATCGGAAGTGCGATCTTCTTAATTATGTTACTTAGGGGGAGAGCATATGCGAAAAAATAG
- a CDS encoding YczE/YyaS/YitT family protein: MLQVVRSFFIYLLGITVLTLGISLTIQSHLGTSPFDALLVGLFRTFGLSVGSWEIVLGFTFVLINAITLKTKPEFSALLTSFITGIGIDSWLMIQNSWLSPDGAAGQWICLLSGIVCTGVGVAIYLESSFAPNPMDRTMVILTDKTGWSFTRSRALISIILVIVAFFFNGAIGIGTLLNALFSGLIIQSVKSVIVVSGQKKLAATVKAG; encoded by the coding sequence ATGCTACAAGTTGTACGTTCTTTTTTTATTTATCTTTTAGGTATAACGGTATTAACATTAGGTATATCCTTAACTATTCAATCTCATTTAGGAACTTCACCATTTGATGCTTTACTCGTTGGATTGTTTCGAACATTTGGGTTATCCGTCGGCAGCTGGGAAATTGTTTTAGGCTTTACCTTTGTACTTATAAACGCGATCACACTTAAAACAAAGCCAGAATTCTCTGCTCTTCTAACCTCATTCATAACAGGAATTGGCATTGATTCATGGTTAATGATTCAGAACTCTTGGTTATCTCCTGATGGCGCAGCTGGACAATGGATATGTCTTTTATCAGGAATAGTATGTACTGGTGTTGGAGTAGCTATCTATCTAGAATCAAGCTTTGCACCTAACCCAATGGACCGCACAATGGTTATCCTTACAGATAAAACCGGGTGGTCATTTACACGTTCTCGTGCGTTGATCAGCATTATATTAGTAATCGTTGCTTTTTTCTTTAATGGGGCCATTGGTATTGGTACATTGCTAAATGCCTTATTTTCAGGACTGATTATTCAATCTGTAAAATCTGTTATTGTGGTCTCCGGACAAAAAAAATTAGCGGCTACAGTAAAAGCAGGGTAA
- a CDS encoding acyl-CoA dehydrogenase family protein yields the protein MNVSNNFIQTDRQEQLYQKAARLAEKLKDRRQQADQQASLPVENLDALRKEKYLSLTLPEQYGGEALSLYEMLLVQEKLAEGDGATALSVGWHLGVVKELSEENLWEPSMFTHIAKEIAEKQTLINRCATEPATGSPTRGGIPETKAVLDGNEYVIDGRKSFTTMAEVLDYYIVTAHVKEKDAVGSLLIPKGTEGIHIEHTWNTLGMRGTGSHDLILKNVRVPKANLVELNDKPKKPGPKGWLLHIPACYLGIAIAARNDIIEFAKNFQPNSLNTPISEVEHVRNKVGEIDLKLLQARYFMYSVAEKWDHYPDKRAQLIKELGAVKLVATNNANEIVDLVMRIAGGRGLSKNMPFEQYYRDVRAGLHNPPMDDMVLSLLAKNAFS from the coding sequence ATGAACGTATCCAATAACTTTATTCAAACTGACAGACAGGAACAGTTGTACCAGAAAGCTGCTCGTTTGGCAGAAAAATTAAAGGATAGAAGACAACAAGCTGATCAGCAGGCAAGTCTACCTGTTGAAAATCTTGATGCATTGCGAAAAGAGAAATATTTATCTTTAACATTACCAGAACAATATGGGGGAGAAGCCCTTTCATTATATGAAATGTTATTAGTTCAAGAGAAATTAGCGGAAGGGGACGGCGCAACAGCGTTATCTGTAGGCTGGCACTTAGGAGTAGTCAAAGAATTAAGTGAAGAAAATCTTTGGGAGCCGTCCATGTTTACACATATCGCAAAAGAGATAGCGGAAAAGCAAACATTGATTAATCGATGTGCAACGGAGCCAGCGACAGGAAGCCCGACACGTGGTGGTATACCAGAGACAAAAGCTGTGTTAGATGGCAATGAATACGTGATCGATGGACGGAAAAGCTTTACAACTATGGCGGAAGTATTAGATTATTACATTGTCACCGCACATGTGAAAGAAAAGGACGCAGTCGGTTCACTATTAATACCTAAGGGAACGGAAGGTATCCACATAGAACATACATGGAATACATTAGGGATGAGAGGTACTGGCAGTCACGATTTAATTCTGAAAAATGTTCGTGTGCCGAAAGCAAATTTGGTAGAATTGAACGACAAACCGAAAAAACCAGGTCCTAAAGGTTGGCTTCTGCATATTCCTGCATGTTATTTAGGTATAGCTATCGCAGCACGAAATGATATTATAGAGTTTGCGAAAAATTTTCAGCCAAACAGTCTCAATACCCCAATTTCAGAGGTAGAGCATGTCAGAAATAAAGTAGGGGAGATTGACTTGAAGTTGTTACAAGCTCGTTACTTTATGTACAGTGTCGCCGAGAAATGGGACCATTATCCGGACAAGAGAGCTCAGCTTATCAAAGAGTTGGGAGCTGTAAAGTTAGTAGCAACAAACAACGCAAACGAAATTGTCGATCTGGTAATGCGGATCGCAGGAGGTCGTGGTCTATCAAAGAACATGCCATTTGAGCAGTATTATCGGGATGTAAGAGCCGGGCTCCATAATCCGCCAATGGATGATATGGTTCTCTCATTACTTGCGAAAAACGCATTTTCTTAG
- a CDS encoding chemotaxis protein CheW, giving the protein MVQTMTKTIIFKLNNQEYGANIEQIISIERLEEIVPLPQTSDFIKGIINLRGSVIPIVDLRTRLGLVEAGPTEQTRILIANVRDLRVGLIVDEATDVIDIQPDNIEDAPELVKSVDYQYMKGVAKLEDRGMLLLLDLNHVLSLHELEEVQHVAAE; this is encoded by the coding sequence GTGGTACAAACTATGACGAAGACAATTATTTTTAAATTAAACAACCAGGAATATGGGGCGAATATTGAGCAGATTATTTCAATTGAGAGGTTAGAAGAAATCGTACCTTTGCCACAAACCTCTGATTTTATCAAAGGAATCATTAATTTGCGTGGAAGCGTCATTCCAATTGTCGATCTAAGAACAAGATTAGGTTTAGTAGAAGCTGGGCCAACGGAACAAACCAGAATTTTAATTGCGAATGTCCGTGATTTACGAGTAGGTCTCATTGTTGATGAAGCTACTGATGTTATCGACATTCAGCCTGATAATATTGAAGACGCACCTGAGCTTGTCAAAAGTGTAGATTATCAATATATGAAAGGTGTTGCAAAACTAGAGGATAGAGGTATGTTGTTGTTATTAGATTTGAACCATGTGTTGAGTTTACATGAATTAGAAGAAGTTCAACATGTAGCAGCAGAATAA
- a CDS encoding chemotaxis protein CheX, with the protein MASSTEVNVNEIIKELYNGSVKSIKSVVPVEHEFESPKMSTNPLNVEYGVLIGYSGTFKGDLLIQASHSVFSSIGEALYGMQLSEEMLDSFSGELGNMLAGGLSTHLADAGIDTDITHPTIISGEARLTGFKRVLEVAIHYKSIGDMKMSLLLNQ; encoded by the coding sequence ATGGCATCATCAACGGAAGTGAATGTAAACGAAATAATAAAGGAATTGTATAATGGATCGGTGAAGTCGATTAAAAGTGTTGTACCTGTTGAGCATGAATTCGAATCTCCTAAAATGTCAACAAATCCATTAAATGTGGAGTATGGTGTTCTTATTGGATATAGTGGCACCTTCAAAGGTGATTTATTAATCCAGGCAAGTCACTCGGTATTTAGTTCAATTGGCGAAGCGCTGTATGGTATGCAATTATCAGAAGAAATGCTTGATTCATTCTCAGGTGAATTAGGTAACATGCTTGCTGGTGGTCTATCTACTCATTTAGCCGACGCAGGTATCGATACAGATATAACTCATCCCACCATTATCAGTGGCGAAGCAAGATTAACAGGATTTAAGCGAGTATTAGAAGTAGCCATTCATTATAAGAGTATCGGTGATATGAAAATGTCGCTGTTATTAAATCAATAA